A portion of the Oxynema aestuarii AP17 genome contains these proteins:
- a CDS encoding photosystem II reaction center protein T produces MESVAYILILTLTIGLLFFAIAFREPPRIGK; encoded by the coding sequence ATGGAAAGCGTTGCTTACATCTTAATTCTGACTTTAACGATCGGATTGCTCTTCTTCGCGATCGCCTTCCGCGAGCCGCCTCGGATTGGCAAGTAA
- a CDS encoding HAD family hydrolase: MIDIECRGVTFKNVEAILFDKDGTLEDSEDFLRTIAIARSRRVDAQIPGTGDPLLMAFGLVDNQVDPTGLLAVGSRHENEIAAAAYVAETGRGWLESLAIARQAFADADELLKNDNKHSPLFVGSLETLQMLSNKGLKLGILSADTTERVRSFVNHYRLEPYIQVQMGVDSGPSKPDPALFLQACEALGVPANATLMVGDSPADIEMAKRAGAAGCIGISWRPSSPGRLAGADVAIAQLDDIHLL, translated from the coding sequence TTGATTGACATTGAATGCAGGGGCGTTACCTTCAAAAACGTCGAAGCGATTTTATTTGATAAAGACGGCACCTTAGAAGATTCCGAAGACTTTTTGCGGACGATCGCGATCGCGCGATCGCGCCGCGTAGACGCTCAAATTCCCGGGACCGGAGATCCCCTGTTAATGGCCTTCGGTCTGGTCGATAATCAGGTCGATCCCACCGGGTTGCTCGCCGTCGGTAGCCGCCACGAAAACGAAATTGCCGCCGCCGCCTATGTTGCCGAAACGGGTCGAGGTTGGTTAGAATCGCTGGCGATCGCCCGACAAGCATTTGCAGACGCTGACGAGTTGCTTAAAAACGACAACAAGCATTCCCCCTTGTTTGTCGGGTCGCTCGAAACCCTTCAGATGCTCTCTAACAAGGGCCTCAAACTCGGCATTCTCTCCGCCGATACGACGGAAAGAGTACGAAGTTTTGTAAATCACTATCGACTCGAACCCTACATCCAGGTGCAGATGGGGGTCGATTCCGGACCGAGTAAACCCGATCCGGCCTTATTTCTCCAAGCCTGCGAAGCATTGGGCGTTCCCGCCAATGCAACCTTAATGGTGGGGGACTCTCCAGCCGATATTGAAATGGCCAAACGGGCAGGTGCAGCCGGGTGTATCGGTATAAGCTGGCGCCCGAGTTCTCCGGGACGATTGGCCGGGGCAGATGTGGCGATCGCGCAGTTGGATGACATCCACCTACTATAG
- the metK gene encoding methionine adenosyltransferase, with translation MSRRYLFTSESVTEGHPDKICDQISDTILDALLSQDSKSRVAAEVVVNTGLVLITGEITSQAQVNYVNLAREKIAEIGYVNAENGFSADSCSVLVALDEQSADIAQGVDQAQESRELSEDELDAIGAGDQGLMFGFACNETPELMPLTSSLANRISLRLSEVRKNGELSYLRPDGKTQVTVLYEDGKPIAIDTILISTQHTAAIGELRDNAAVQEKIKQDLWTHVVQPSFADIDVKPDANTRFLVNPTGKFVIGGPQGDSGLTGRKIIVDTYGGYARHGGGAFSGKDPTKVDRSAAYAARYVAKNIVAAGLADKCEVQLSYAIGVARPVSITIETFGTSKVDEDKLLEVVKANFELRPAGIIQTFNLQNLPSERGGRFFQNVAAYGHFGRPDLDLPWERTDKADLLKEALSAVTVAQ, from the coding sequence TTGTCTCGTCGATATCTTTTTACTTCTGAATCCGTTACCGAAGGACATCCGGATAAAATCTGCGACCAGATTTCCGATACCATTCTCGACGCCTTGCTCTCGCAAGATTCTAAAAGTCGCGTCGCGGCTGAAGTCGTCGTCAACACGGGTTTAGTTCTGATTACCGGAGAGATCACCTCTCAAGCACAAGTTAACTACGTTAACTTAGCCCGGGAAAAAATTGCCGAAATCGGTTATGTTAACGCAGAAAACGGCTTTTCTGCCGATAGCTGCTCCGTCTTAGTCGCCTTAGACGAACAGTCTGCCGATATTGCTCAAGGGGTAGACCAAGCCCAAGAAAGCCGGGAACTCTCCGAAGACGAACTCGATGCGATCGGCGCCGGAGACCAAGGCTTGATGTTCGGTTTCGCCTGTAACGAAACTCCCGAACTGATGCCCTTGACCAGTTCCTTAGCCAACCGCATTTCCTTGCGCTTGAGCGAAGTGCGCAAAAACGGCGAACTGTCTTACTTACGTCCCGACGGCAAAACTCAGGTCACCGTCCTCTACGAAGATGGCAAACCGATCGCGATCGATACCATCCTAATTTCGACCCAACACACCGCCGCAATTGGCGAGCTGCGCGATAACGCTGCGGTCCAAGAAAAAATCAAACAGGATCTGTGGACTCACGTCGTCCAGCCTAGTTTTGCCGATATCGACGTCAAACCCGACGCCAACACCCGCTTTTTAGTCAATCCCACGGGTAAATTCGTCATCGGCGGACCTCAAGGGGATTCCGGCTTGACGGGTCGCAAAATCATCGTCGATACTTACGGTGGTTACGCCCGTCATGGTGGCGGTGCCTTCTCCGGCAAAGATCCCACGAAAGTCGATCGCAGTGCCGCTTATGCCGCCCGCTACGTGGCCAAAAACATTGTCGCCGCCGGATTGGCCGACAAATGCGAAGTGCAATTGAGTTACGCGATCGGAGTCGCCCGTCCGGTCAGCATCACGATCGAAACCTTCGGTACCAGCAAGGTTGACGAAGACAAACTGCTCGAAGTCGTCAAAGCCAACTTTGAACTGCGTCCGGCGGGAATCATTCAAACGTTTAACTTACAAAACTTGCCTTCCGAACGAGGCGGTCGCTTCTTCCAAAATGTA
- a CDS encoding 30S ribosomal protein S1: MVNQKTIARDVGFTHEDFAALLDKYDYHFSPGDVVAGTVFSIEPRGALIDIGAKTAAYIPIQEMSINRVDAPEEVLQSNETREFFILTDENEDGQLTLSIRRIEYMRAWERVRQLQAEDATVRSQVFATNRGGALVRIEGLRGFIPGSHISTRKPKEELVGEELPLKFLEVDEDRNRLVLSHRRALVERKMNRLEVGEVVIGTVRGIKPYGAFIDIGGVSGLLHISEISHDHIDTPHSVFNVNDELKVMIIDLDAERGRISLSTKQLEPEPGDMVKNPQLVYDKAEEMAAKFREQMMQQQQQAEQVTSEATEEVDVPSASDDDSESGSTVEE, translated from the coding sequence ATGGTCAATCAGAAAACAATTGCTAGAGATGTTGGCTTCACTCACGAAGATTTCGCTGCCCTACTCGACAAATACGACTATCACTTCAGTCCTGGCGATGTCGTGGCCGGGACGGTATTCAGTATAGAACCGAGGGGCGCTCTGATTGACATCGGTGCCAAGACAGCCGCCTACATTCCGATTCAGGAGATGTCAATCAATCGGGTTGACGCTCCCGAAGAGGTTTTGCAGTCGAACGAAACGCGGGAATTCTTCATCCTTACCGATGAGAATGAAGATGGACAGCTCACCTTGAGCATCCGCCGGATTGAATACATGCGGGCGTGGGAGCGCGTCCGTCAGTTGCAGGCGGAAGATGCGACGGTGCGATCGCAAGTCTTTGCGACCAATCGCGGTGGGGCGCTCGTTCGCATTGAAGGGTTGCGCGGTTTTATTCCCGGTTCTCATATCAGCACTCGCAAGCCAAAAGAAGAACTCGTCGGCGAAGAACTGCCTCTGAAGTTCTTGGAAGTGGACGAAGACCGCAACCGTCTGGTTCTCAGCCACCGTCGCGCTCTGGTCGAGCGCAAGATGAACCGCTTGGAAGTCGGCGAAGTGGTCATCGGTACGGTACGCGGGATCAAACCTTACGGGGCGTTTATCGATATCGGTGGCGTCAGTGGTTTGCTCCACATTTCCGAAATTTCCCACGATCATATCGATACGCCGCATAGCGTGTTCAATGTCAATGACGAACTCAAAGTCATGATTATCGACTTGGATGCGGAACGCGGTCGCATTTCCCTGTCTACCAAGCAGCTCGAACCCGAACCGGGCGATATGGTCAAGAACCCGCAGTTGGTTTACGATAAAGCCGAAGAAATGGCGGCGAAATTCCGCGAGCAAATGATGCAACAGCAGCAGCAAGCGGAACAAGTCACTTCGGAAGCGACGGAAGAAGTTGATGTTCCTTCGGCGAGCGACGACGACAGCGAAAGCGGTTCTACCGTCGAGGAATAA
- the nrdR gene encoding transcriptional regulator NrdR, producing MRCPFCQHTESRVLESRSAEAGQSVRRRRECIHCKRRFTTYERIEFVPVAVIKRDGRRESFDRSKLLRGIVRACEKTGIEAAQLESLVDEIEAYLQQQVIREVTSNEIGELVLSHLQELSEVAYIRFASVYRKFRGIRDFVETLNHLERQAAQTRESEATRAGDSREVEHRSLEAEDRGASLRPSPESISLMSQT from the coding sequence ATGCGATGTCCATTTTGCCAGCATACCGAAAGTCGAGTTTTAGAATCGCGATCGGCAGAAGCAGGTCAAAGCGTTCGCCGACGGCGCGAATGTATCCACTGCAAGCGCCGTTTTACCACCTACGAGCGGATCGAATTCGTCCCCGTCGCCGTGATCAAACGCGACGGTCGGCGCGAGTCTTTCGACCGCTCGAAATTGCTACGCGGGATCGTGCGAGCTTGCGAAAAAACCGGGATAGAGGCGGCTCAATTGGAGTCTTTAGTCGATGAAATTGAAGCCTACCTGCAACAACAAGTCATCCGCGAAGTCACCAGCAACGAAATCGGCGAATTAGTCTTGTCCCACCTCCAAGAACTCAGCGAAGTCGCTTACATCCGCTTCGCTTCAGTGTATCGAAAATTTCGCGGCATTCGCGATTTTGTCGAAACTCTCAATCACTTGGAACGACAAGCCGCTCAAACTCGCGAGTCCGAGGCGACCCGTGCGGGAGATTCCCGGGAGGTCGAACACCGCAGTCTCGAAGCGGAAGATCGGGGGGCATCTTTGAGACCGTCCCCAGAATCGATCTCGTTGATGAGCCAAACCTAA
- the psbB gene encoding photosystem II chlorophyll-binding protein CP47 has translation MGLPWYRVHTVVLNDPGRLIAVHLMHTALVAGWAGSMALYELAIFDPSDPVLNPMWRQGMFVMPFMARLGVTDSWRGWSITGETAVDPGFWSFEGVATAHIVLSGLLFLAACWHWVYWDLELFTDARTGQPALDLPKMFGIHLFLAGLLCFGFGAFHLTGLFGPGMWISDPYGLTGHVEPVAPEWGPDGFNPFNPGGIVAHHIAAGIVGIIAGIFHLTVRPPERLYKALRMGNIETVLSSSIAAVFFAAFVVAGTMWYGSATTPIELFGPTRYQWDGGYFKQEIQRRVQADLDAGKDLSEAWSAIPDKLAFYDYIGNSPAKGGLFRVGPMDQGDGIAQAWLGHPVFTDKDGRELTARRMPNFFETFPVLLTDADGVVRADIPFRRAESKYSFEQTGVTVSFYGGELDGKTFTDPVDVKTYARKAVLGEPFAFDRETLDSDGVFRSSPRGWFTFGHACFALLFFFGHLWHGSRTIFRDVFAGIDPDLEEQIEFGVFQKLGDITTRKQEV, from the coding sequence ATGGGACTACCCTGGTACCGCGTACACACAGTCGTCCTGAATGACCCAGGCCGCCTGATTGCCGTACACCTGATGCATACGGCTCTCGTGGCTGGTTGGGCTGGGTCGATGGCACTTTACGAACTCGCCATTTTCGATCCGAGCGATCCCGTATTGAACCCCATGTGGCGACAAGGCATGTTCGTCATGCCGTTCATGGCTCGTCTCGGCGTCACCGACTCTTGGAGAGGCTGGAGCATCACCGGAGAGACCGCCGTCGATCCGGGATTCTGGTCCTTTGAAGGCGTCGCCACTGCTCATATCGTCCTGTCGGGTCTTCTCTTCCTAGCCGCCTGCTGGCACTGGGTTTATTGGGACCTCGAACTGTTCACCGACGCCCGCACGGGTCAACCGGCTTTAGACTTGCCGAAAATGTTCGGCATCCACTTGTTCTTAGCGGGTTTGCTCTGCTTCGGCTTCGGTGCCTTCCACCTGACCGGGCTATTCGGACCGGGCATGTGGATTTCCGACCCCTACGGCTTGACCGGACACGTGGAGCCCGTCGCCCCGGAATGGGGACCCGATGGCTTTAACCCCTTCAACCCGGGGGGTATCGTGGCCCACCACATCGCCGCCGGGATTGTCGGGATTATTGCCGGAATCTTCCACTTAACCGTCCGTCCGCCCGAGCGCCTCTATAAAGCTCTGCGGATGGGGAACATCGAAACCGTTCTCTCCAGCAGTATTGCTGCGGTGTTCTTTGCGGCTTTCGTCGTCGCAGGCACCATGTGGTACGGTTCCGCCACCACCCCCATCGAACTGTTCGGCCCGACCCGCTATCAATGGGATGGCGGCTATTTCAAACAAGAAATTCAACGTCGCGTACAAGCCGATCTCGATGCCGGGAAAGACTTGTCCGAGGCGTGGTCGGCTATTCCCGACAAACTGGCGTTTTACGATTACATCGGCAACAGCCCCGCTAAAGGCGGTCTGTTCCGCGTCGGTCCGATGGACCAAGGCGACGGCATCGCCCAAGCTTGGCTGGGCCATCCGGTGTTCACCGACAAAGACGGTCGCGAACTCACCGCCCGTCGGATGCCGAACTTCTTTGAGACCTTCCCGGTGTTGTTGACCGATGCCGATGGTGTCGTCCGCGCCGACATTCCCTTCCGTCGCGCCGAATCGAAATATAGCTTCGAGCAAACGGGGGTAACGGTCTCCTTCTACGGTGGCGAACTCGACGGCAAAACCTTTACGGATCCCGTCGATGTCAAAACCTACGCCCGGAAAGCGGTTCTCGGCGAACCCTTCGCCTTCGATCGCGAAACCTTAGATTCCGACGGGGTGTTCCGTAGCAGTCCGCGCGGCTGGTTTACCTTCGGTCACGCCTGCTTTGCCCTGTTGTTCTTCTTCGGTCACTTGTGGCACGGTTCGCGCACTATCTTCCGCGACGTGTTTGCCGGGATCGATCCCGACCTGGAAGAGCAAATCGAGTTTGGCGTCTTCCAAAAACTGGGTGATATCACCACCCGGAAACAAGAAGTCTAA